One segment of Ricinus communis isolate WT05 ecotype wild-type chromosome 8, ASM1957865v1, whole genome shotgun sequence DNA contains the following:
- the LOC8285320 gene encoding ABC transporter I family member 11, chloroplastic isoform X2: MATSISTSSLIFRRPLQSLVSFSPKSRHRFRRLDEFPTISCNYSCFEVRDVSYRPPGTQLNLLNGVSFSLPEKSFGLIFGQSGSGKTTLLQLLAGLSEPTSGSICIQKYGNDGNPCQSPKPLSHERVGIVFQFPERYFVADTILDEVIFGWPRQKGSLQLKEHLALNLQKAITWVGLNGISLGKDPHSLSGGYKRRLALAIQLVQVPDLLILDEPLAGLERERKEFWKKC; this comes from the exons ATGGCGACCTCCATTTCAACCTCTTCCTTAATTTTCCGAAGACCGCTTCAATCTTTAGTATCATTTTCACCTAAATCGCGCCACAG ATTTAGGAGACTTGATGAATTTCCAACAATCTCCTGCAATTACTCTTGCTTTGAA GTTAGGGATGTTAGCTATAGGCCTCCTGGAACACAACTCAATCTCTTAAATGGAGTTAGTTTTTCTCTTCCAGAGAAAAG TTTTGGATTGATATTTGGACAAAGTGGGAGTGGAAAAACTACTCTCTTGCAG CTTCTTGCAGGGCTAAGTGAACCAACTTCAGGTTCTATTTGCATTCAGAAATATGGGAATGACGGCAATCCATGTCAGTCTCCTAAACCGTTATCTCATGAAAGAGTTGGTATTGTCTTTCAGTTTCCTGAGAG GTATTTTGTGGCAGATACTATACTTGATGAAGTCATATTTGGGTGGCCAAGGCAAAAGGGCAGCCTTCAATTGAAGGAGCATCTTGCTTTGAATCTTCAGAAAGCTATTACTTGG GTTGGACTAAATGGGATTTCTCTGGGAAAAGATCCTCACTCCCTTAGTGGTGGCTATAAACGTAGGCTTGCTTTGGCAATCCAATTA GTTCAAGTCCCTGATCTGTTGATATTGGATGAACCTCTTGCAGGGCTTG agagagaaagaaaggaattttggaaaaagtgCTAG
- the LOC8285320 gene encoding ABC transporter I family member 11, chloroplastic isoform X1: MATSISTSSLIFRRPLQSLVSFSPKSRHRFRRLDEFPTISCNYSCFEVRDVSYRPPGTQLNLLNGVSFSLPEKSFGLIFGQSGSGKTTLLQLLAGLSEPTSGSICIQKYGNDGNPCQSPKPLSHERVGIVFQFPERYFVADTILDEVIFGWPRQKGSLQLKEHLALNLQKAITWVGLNGISLGKDPHSLSGGYKRRLALAIQLVQVPDLLILDEPLAGLDWRARADVVKLLKQLKKELTVLIVSHDLKELAALVDHSWRMEMGGFLKEEQLPE; this comes from the exons ATGGCGACCTCCATTTCAACCTCTTCCTTAATTTTCCGAAGACCGCTTCAATCTTTAGTATCATTTTCACCTAAATCGCGCCACAG ATTTAGGAGACTTGATGAATTTCCAACAATCTCCTGCAATTACTCTTGCTTTGAA GTTAGGGATGTTAGCTATAGGCCTCCTGGAACACAACTCAATCTCTTAAATGGAGTTAGTTTTTCTCTTCCAGAGAAAAG TTTTGGATTGATATTTGGACAAAGTGGGAGTGGAAAAACTACTCTCTTGCAG CTTCTTGCAGGGCTAAGTGAACCAACTTCAGGTTCTATTTGCATTCAGAAATATGGGAATGACGGCAATCCATGTCAGTCTCCTAAACCGTTATCTCATGAAAGAGTTGGTATTGTCTTTCAGTTTCCTGAGAG GTATTTTGTGGCAGATACTATACTTGATGAAGTCATATTTGGGTGGCCAAGGCAAAAGGGCAGCCTTCAATTGAAGGAGCATCTTGCTTTGAATCTTCAGAAAGCTATTACTTGG GTTGGACTAAATGGGATTTCTCTGGGAAAAGATCCTCACTCCCTTAGTGGTGGCTATAAACGTAGGCTTGCTTTGGCAATCCAATTA GTTCAAGTCCCTGATCTGTTGATATTGGATGAACCTCTTGCAGGGCTTG ATTGGAGAGCACGAGCAGATGTTGTAAAGCTTTTGAAGCAGCTAAAGAAAGAATTAACTGTACTTATTGTTAGCCATGACCTCAA GGAGTTAGCAGCTCTAGTTGATCATTCTTGGAGGATGGAAATGGGTGGATTTCTAAAGGAAGAGCAACTTCCAGAATAA
- the LOC8285320 gene encoding ABC transporter I family member 11, chloroplastic isoform X3, with protein sequence MATSISTSSLIFRRPLQSLVSFSPKSRHRFRRLDEFPTISCNYSCFEVRDVSYRPPGTQLNLLNGVSFSLPEKSFGLIFGQSGSGKTTLLQLLAGLSEPTSGSICIQKYGNDGNPCQSPKPLSHERVGIVFQFPERYFVADTILDEVIFGWPRQKGSLQLKEHLALNLQKAITWVGLNGISLGKDPHSLSGGYKRRLALAIQLVQVPDLLILDEPLAGLDQIGEHEQML encoded by the exons ATGGCGACCTCCATTTCAACCTCTTCCTTAATTTTCCGAAGACCGCTTCAATCTTTAGTATCATTTTCACCTAAATCGCGCCACAG ATTTAGGAGACTTGATGAATTTCCAACAATCTCCTGCAATTACTCTTGCTTTGAA GTTAGGGATGTTAGCTATAGGCCTCCTGGAACACAACTCAATCTCTTAAATGGAGTTAGTTTTTCTCTTCCAGAGAAAAG TTTTGGATTGATATTTGGACAAAGTGGGAGTGGAAAAACTACTCTCTTGCAG CTTCTTGCAGGGCTAAGTGAACCAACTTCAGGTTCTATTTGCATTCAGAAATATGGGAATGACGGCAATCCATGTCAGTCTCCTAAACCGTTATCTCATGAAAGAGTTGGTATTGTCTTTCAGTTTCCTGAGAG GTATTTTGTGGCAGATACTATACTTGATGAAGTCATATTTGGGTGGCCAAGGCAAAAGGGCAGCCTTCAATTGAAGGAGCATCTTGCTTTGAATCTTCAGAAAGCTATTACTTGG GTTGGACTAAATGGGATTTCTCTGGGAAAAGATCCTCACTCCCTTAGTGGTGGCTATAAACGTAGGCTTGCTTTGGCAATCCAATTA GTTCAAGTCCCTGATCTGTTGATATTGGATGAACCTCTTGCAGGGCTTG ACCAGATTGGAGAGCACGAGCAGATGTTGTAA